The genomic DNA ACAGCGGTATCCACGCAAACCCATGACGCCATGGGAATGACCCCGGTTCAAATTGAAGCAGCGCTTCAGTCGGGACAGGATCCATTCGCCAGATTTGGCGCAGCTACGGCGCAACGCGACATGTCAGACATTCCGTTGAGCAAATTGTTTATCACTGTTCTAGCCGTACAGATGTTTCAGACAAAGGACGCCCTAAACAAACTCTTCAGACCAACAAATATCACTGTGTTGTTTGTAAAAGACGACAAAGATCGTGCTGACATTGCTCGCCAGCTTAAGGAAATGTTTGATCGCCCGCTTCCCAATGGTTTTAACGTATCTACGCTGGATCAGTCACGTTTCAAAATCACAGCATTGGGGGATATGACATCCGATCCGTCTGCCCCGCGGCAAGCGCGACTGATGAAAGATTTTCATCGCGGCCTGGATTTTCAAATTGGGCTTAGGCGTGCTGTTCTCGCACTTGCCCGTGACCCTATGGATCTCTCAAGTTCGGCTCAGGCGTTATGCTCGCAGACATTGCTCTGGCCAGAGGTTAACCGCGAAACGATTGTAGAAATGTTGCGCGCAACCCACTCGGTAACTGGCCACCTTGCTGAGGACACGGTGCGCACAATTTTGCCAGATGACAGCTGCCTCAGACGCTTACCAATCGCGTTGCTGCATAACAGCCTTTACCATGCGACGACGATTGATGTGGCGAGGTGTCTTACGCGATTGGCAACTCTGCATGCAGCGACCGCCACAACGATCAATCGGCCTCCTGCGCTGACCCTTTCACATGTTCATGGCGTGCCAGACGTTATTGAAATCCTCGACGGTATTATTGCTGATCTCGCTCTCTGGAAATCAGGGCAGCTGAATTGGAAAGATGTGACATCAAGCCTGATCCTTTACGGCAACCCTGGTAATGGAAAAACCATGATTGCCGGTGCATTCGCCAGTTCCGCAAACTGTCACCTGGTCTCGACATCGTACAGTGAGTGCCAAGCGGCGGGACATCTCGGTGACTATCTGAGGACGATGAAAGAAAAGGTCGATGAGGCGATTGCCCGAGCACCGTCGATCTTTTTCCTCGATGAGCTGGATTCCTTTGCAGTGCGCGCGCACTCGGCTGGCAAAAACAACACTTACAACATTCAGGTCGTGAACGGCATGTTGCAGCATCTGAGCACGCTGAACAACACTGAAGGTGTCATTGTTCTTGCTGCTACCAACTTCTTAGATGCCGTAGATCCTGCAATTCAGCGATCTGGACGTTTTGATCTGAAGCTGAAAGTCGGCAATCCAAACCGACACGGCATTCAAGAAATTCTGGCCTCCCAAACAAAGATTCCAGAGGATCAGCTTCAGAACACAGCAAACCGGTTGATTGGTCGATCATCAGCTGATGTCGTTGCAATTGTTCGGTCGGCCCGAACGACAGCACGACGTCACGACAGCAATTTGACAATTCGTCATTTGGAGGTCGCCGCTGATCAATTTGCGCCTCGGCTTGATGAGGAAACATTGAAACGCATCGCGGTACATGAGGCGGGTCACCTGCTGGTCGCGTACACTCTTGGTTTTGAGATGCCCAGCTTTGCCGCTTTGGGGCACAGCGGTGGACGCGTCACATGGCAGGGCGCACAAACTTACACGCGCGAAACTACACACAAGGAACTGACAGTCCTCTTGGCCGGCATGGCGGCGGAAATCGCCATCTATGGCCAAGCCAGCTCTGGTGCCGGAAGTGATGCCAACTGTGATCTGGACACAGCGACAGGCTTGGCGCTACGGCTGGAAACTGAATGGGGCATTGGTCGCAGCGGTCTGGCATATTGTCCTGTGCAGCAAAATGATCGCCAGAATATGAATCCGACTCTCAAGACCGTGATCAAAGACCACCTTAATCGGGCAGCAAAAGGCGCTCAGCAAATTATCGAAGATGATCTGGAACGGCTCAAACTGATCTCGCGCGCACTACTTTTGCATCGTGAACTGGATCAACAGATGATCTGCGATCTGTTGAGATCTGGTGGATTGCAAAACAGAACCTAGACGACTTGATGAACGGAGAGCGGAAAACAACATGACCATTGAGTGTCAGGCCCTACATTCTGCCTTGAACCCAAAAGCGAGGAAGAGAGTACAAGACATCACCAAGTGCGTCGAAGGA from Octadecabacter antarcticus 307 includes the following:
- a CDS encoding AAA family ATPase — encoded protein: MKITPELRDTRLSVDMQQLALTFTSRIIDDHACNFIEDAGDLEELPVFGDDTTAVSTQTHDAMGMTPVQIEAALQSGQDPFARFGAATAQRDMSDIPLSKLFITVLAVQMFQTKDALNKLFRPTNITVLFVKDDKDRADIARQLKEMFDRPLPNGFNVSTLDQSRFKITALGDMTSDPSAPRQARLMKDFHRGLDFQIGLRRAVLALARDPMDLSSSAQALCSQTLLWPEVNRETIVEMLRATHSVTGHLAEDTVRTILPDDSCLRRLPIALLHNSLYHATTIDVARCLTRLATLHAATATTINRPPALTLSHVHGVPDVIEILDGIIADLALWKSGQLNWKDVTSSLILYGNPGNGKTMIAGAFASSANCHLVSTSYSECQAAGHLGDYLRTMKEKVDEAIARAPSIFFLDELDSFAVRAHSAGKNNTYNIQVVNGMLQHLSTLNNTEGVIVLAATNFLDAVDPAIQRSGRFDLKLKVGNPNRHGIQEILASQTKIPEDQLQNTANRLIGRSSADVVAIVRSARTTARRHDSNLTIRHLEVAADQFAPRLDEETLKRIAVHEAGHLLVAYTLGFEMPSFAALGHSGGRVTWQGAQTYTRETTHKELTVLLAGMAAEIAIYGQASSGAGSDANCDLDTATGLALRLETEWGIGRSGLAYCPVQQNDRQNMNPTLKTVIKDHLNRAAKGAQQIIEDDLERLKLISRALLLHRELDQQMICDLLRSGGLQNRT